One window from the genome of Candidatus Didemnitutus sp. encodes:
- a CDS encoding response regulator transcription factor translates to MPAAPSAALTFVLVDDTATFRGLLKDALQRRFQPRALHDFGNAHEALAACLAQPPDLLIVDLYLREADGRDLVRALRQRGLATKVVVLTAHPEAQLPAELVALGVAGFVDKNSPFEQIDRAVQCVLDGGMFFSATVPPPVPSSLASLPDLPRLGADALSEREREVVRLVARGMVSKEIGAQLDLSTRTVEKHRARILAKLGLHDVATLVRWCLRNGLG, encoded by the coding sequence ATGCCCGCCGCCCCCTCCGCCGCACTCACGTTCGTGCTCGTCGACGACACGGCGACGTTCCGCGGTTTGCTGAAGGACGCATTGCAACGCCGCTTCCAGCCGCGCGCGCTGCACGATTTCGGCAATGCGCACGAAGCGCTCGCCGCCTGCCTGGCGCAGCCGCCGGATCTGTTGATCGTGGATCTGTATTTGCGCGAAGCGGACGGCCGCGATCTGGTCCGCGCGCTGCGGCAACGCGGCCTGGCCACGAAAGTCGTCGTGCTCACCGCGCATCCCGAAGCGCAGTTGCCGGCGGAACTCGTCGCGCTGGGCGTCGCCGGTTTCGTGGACAAGAATTCGCCGTTCGAGCAGATCGACCGCGCGGTGCAATGCGTGCTCGACGGCGGCATGTTTTTCTCGGCCACCGTGCCGCCACCCGTGCCGTCGTCGCTCGCGAGTCTGCCGGATTTGCCGCGCCTCGGCGCCGACGCGCTCTCGGAACGCGAACGCGAGGTCGTGCGCCTCGTCGCGCGCGGCATGGTTTCCAAGGAAATCGGCGCGCAGCTCGATCTCAGCACCCGCACCGTGGAAAAACACCGCGCGCGCATTCTCGCGAAGCTCGGCCTGCACGACGTGGCGACGCTCGTGCGTTGGTGCCTGCGCAACGGGCTGGGTTGA
- a CDS encoding TonB-dependent receptor, with protein sequence MNHTSRTLRLLALLAPLALVPLSFAQSAAPAPDAPRDEQPVKLDQYVVTGSNLKRIDQEKTLPVTVIDRDAMDVRDASQPADLLISIPQVTGLPGNETATLGATARGDNSSSSLRGLPSSNTLILLNGRRLPPHPISQSEAGVPTLTTNVNILPNRGIQRIDILRDGASSIYGTDAVAGVVNYIMRREFRGTELQLRYGETRYGDGAETRASLTHGFDFANGKGRGILTLDLFQRDATYARDRAFMAEADMSYRAPAPWNVSTNTTFNARSATTEYGNFTIGTVTNGVFTAGRTSGIPSSLVASSGQFYIVPTATGVGFQTSTPSRAGVTHDFYWNNNAYRVLQPETKRGNLFLAGEYDLRENLTLFADFNYYRAHSVTYREPDGITASTDGSIIVPVDNPFNPFGSRFWSPTGAPNADGSARLTGTPAAVLISNKRLTDLATRTSTVDNTVYRGVAGARGKLHGSWSWESALLYGESRVTDDEGGPSRKSLLIAAINQTDPTKAFNPFTRTFAVQGGTLVVTGDYQNPESVQQTFRSQFIRNGITKLGSWDARASGDVLDLWGGNTIGLAVGTEYRREVYDDFRPPYAGLNPAGSGLDPAANDFLGFSPNSDTHGNRHVTAAYAETVIPLVGQKTKFPLVESLELTASARHERYTDFGNTTKPKFGLSWQPVRWAMVRASYNEGFHAPNLAQLFTGTLIRTVTGSTDSYRSTVTGLPTDGPSNRRSVASGNPNLAPEESKGKSAGIVVDVPFVKGLSLGVDYWEVRQSNVIASSGSIADDTAALLAATQAALAAGQNINSIDLGSGTANYQGDPAVVRLPVTQADRDFFAAYNASRTPGNQRAVVGAIDILRTTYFNKASEFVNGFDFDLSYRFPKWSIGNFTFNTTWTYLNDFHAYNSATGPRVDYRDSNTTNVGGATPKWRGNASLTWRRKQWAAGLAGYYTGTYTDVNATTTQATWQSLGSPTYIVPVYSNGTTTYRYKVRDSIMTNAYVSYRLQTKNKWTNDTTIRVGVVNLFDRIPPLSADSRGYDTSVYNLMARGLSWSVQLTKKL encoded by the coding sequence ATGAACCACACCTCGCGCACCCTCCGCCTGCTCGCGCTCCTCGCGCCGCTCGCGCTCGTTCCGCTCTCGTTCGCGCAATCCGCCGCCCCCGCGCCCGACGCCCCGCGCGACGAGCAGCCCGTGAAGCTCGATCAATACGTCGTCACCGGCTCGAACCTGAAACGCATCGACCAGGAAAAGACGCTTCCCGTCACCGTCATCGATCGCGACGCCATGGACGTGCGCGACGCCTCGCAGCCCGCCGACCTCCTCATCTCGATCCCGCAGGTCACCGGTCTGCCCGGCAACGAGACCGCGACCCTCGGCGCCACCGCGCGCGGCGATAATTCCTCCAGCTCCCTCCGCGGCCTGCCCTCCAGCAACACGCTCATCCTCCTCAACGGCCGCCGCCTCCCGCCGCACCCGATCTCGCAGTCCGAGGCCGGCGTCCCGACGCTCACCACCAACGTCAACATCCTCCCGAACCGCGGCATCCAACGCATCGACATCCTCCGCGACGGCGCGTCCTCCATCTACGGCACCGACGCCGTCGCCGGCGTCGTGAATTACATCATGCGCCGCGAATTTCGCGGCACCGAGCTCCAGCTCCGCTACGGCGAGACGCGCTACGGCGACGGCGCCGAGACGCGCGCTTCGCTGACGCACGGCTTCGATTTCGCCAACGGCAAGGGCCGCGGCATCCTCACGCTCGACCTCTTCCAACGCGACGCGACCTACGCGCGCGACCGCGCCTTCATGGCCGAGGCCGACATGAGCTACCGCGCCCCTGCGCCGTGGAACGTCTCCACGAACACCACGTTCAACGCCCGCTCCGCCACCACCGAATACGGCAACTTCACCATCGGCACGGTTACCAACGGCGTGTTCACCGCCGGCCGCACCAGTGGCATTCCCTCGTCGCTCGTCGCCAGCTCCGGCCAGTTCTACATCGTGCCCACGGCCACCGGCGTCGGTTTCCAGACCAGCACGCCCAGCCGCGCTGGCGTCACGCACGACTTCTACTGGAACAACAACGCCTACCGCGTCCTCCAGCCCGAGACGAAGCGCGGCAACCTCTTCCTCGCCGGCGAATACGACCTCCGCGAAAACCTCACGCTCTTCGCCGACTTCAACTACTACCGTGCGCACTCCGTCACCTACCGCGAGCCCGACGGCATCACCGCCTCCACCGACGGCAGCATCATCGTGCCGGTCGATAATCCCTTTAATCCCTTCGGCTCCCGCTTCTGGTCGCCCACCGGCGCGCCCAACGCCGACGGCTCCGCCCGCCTCACCGGCACGCCCGCCGCCGTCCTCATCAGCAACAAGCGCCTCACCGACCTCGCCACGCGCACCTCGACCGTCGACAACACCGTCTATCGCGGCGTCGCCGGCGCGCGCGGCAAACTCCACGGCAGCTGGTCTTGGGAATCCGCGCTGCTCTACGGCGAGTCCCGCGTGACCGACGACGAAGGCGGCCCATCCCGCAAGAGCCTCCTCATCGCCGCCATCAACCAGACCGATCCCACGAAGGCCTTCAATCCCTTCACCCGCACCTTCGCCGTGCAAGGCGGCACGCTCGTCGTCACCGGCGACTACCAGAATCCCGAGAGCGTGCAGCAGACCTTCCGCTCGCAGTTCATCCGCAACGGCATCACCAAGCTCGGCAGCTGGGACGCGCGCGCCAGCGGCGACGTCCTCGATCTCTGGGGCGGCAACACCATCGGCCTCGCCGTCGGCACCGAGTATCGCCGCGAAGTCTACGACGACTTCCGCCCGCCCTACGCCGGCCTGAATCCCGCCGGCTCCGGCCTCGACCCGGCGGCGAACGACTTCCTCGGCTTCTCGCCCAACTCCGACACGCACGGCAACCGCCACGTTACCGCCGCCTACGCCGAGACCGTCATTCCTCTCGTCGGTCAGAAGACGAAGTTCCCCCTCGTCGAATCGCTCGAGCTCACCGCCTCCGCACGCCATGAACGCTACACCGACTTCGGCAACACCACCAAACCCAAGTTCGGCCTCAGCTGGCAACCGGTTCGCTGGGCGATGGTCCGCGCCTCCTACAACGAAGGTTTCCACGCGCCCAACCTCGCGCAGCTCTTCACCGGCACGCTCATCCGCACCGTCACCGGCAGCACCGATTCCTACCGCAGCACCGTCACCGGCCTGCCCACCGACGGTCCGTCGAACCGCCGCAGCGTCGCGTCCGGCAACCCGAACCTCGCCCCCGAGGAGTCGAAGGGCAAATCCGCCGGCATCGTCGTCGATGTGCCGTTCGTGAAAGGCCTCTCGCTCGGCGTCGACTACTGGGAAGTTCGTCAGAGCAACGTCATCGCCTCCTCCGGCTCCATCGCCGACGACACCGCCGCGCTGCTCGCCGCCACGCAGGCCGCGCTTGCCGCCGGCCAGAACATCAACTCCATCGACCTCGGCTCCGGCACTGCGAACTACCAAGGCGACCCCGCCGTCGTCCGCCTCCCCGTCACGCAGGCCGACCGCGATTTCTTCGCCGCCTACAACGCCTCGCGCACGCCGGGCAACCAGCGCGCCGTCGTCGGTGCGATCGATATCCTGCGCACGACCTACTTCAACAAAGCCTCGGAGTTCGTGAACGGCTTCGACTTCGACCTGAGCTATCGCTTCCCGAAGTGGTCGATCGGCAACTTCACGTTCAACACGACGTGGACCTACCTGAACGATTTCCACGCCTACAACTCCGCCACCGGTCCGCGCGTCGATTACCGCGACTCCAATACCACGAACGTCGGCGGCGCCACGCCCAAGTGGCGCGGCAATGCCTCCCTCACCTGGCGCCGCAAGCAATGGGCCGCCGGTCTCGCCGGTTACTACACCGGCACCTACACCGACGTGAACGCCACCACCACGCAGGCCACCTGGCAGTCCCTCGGTTCGCCGACCTACATCGTGCCCGTCTACAGCAACGGCACCACGACCTATCGCTACAAGGTCCGCGATTCGATCATGACCAACGCCTACGTCTCATATCGCCTCCAGACGAAGAACAAGTGGACCAACGACACCACCATCCGCGTCGGCGTCGTGAACCTCTTCGATCGCATCCCGCCGCTCTCCGCCGACTCCCGCGGCTACGACACGTCCGTCTACAACCTCATGGCCCGCGGCCTCTCATGGTCGGTGCAGCTGACCAAGAAACTCTGA
- a CDS encoding dicarboxylate/amino acid:cation symporter — translation MRFLRHLYVQVLLAIGAGILLGHYQPTLGADLKPLGDVFIKLIKMLIGPIIFTTVVSGIGGMGNLKQVGRVGAKALLYFEAVTTLALIIGLVVANVFQPGSGVHATAASLDASAVAQYAKAAKEMSFVDWALHLVPNTFVSAFVEGEILQVLLISMLFGFALAKLGDKSRPLVDLLHEVSKAFFMMVNLVAKLAPIAAFGAMAFTVGKYGLGSLKSLAGLMACVYLTCIVFIVVVLGGIARASGFSLWKILKFIREELLIVIGTSSSEAGLPGLMTKMERAGCAPQVVGIVVPSGYSFNLDGTCIYLTMAALFIAQATDTPLDLVHQLGLLLVLLLTSKGAAGVTGSGFITLAATLSATGHVPVAGMALILGVDRFMSEARAITNFIGNTVATLIIAKWDRAFNADAEGARNVLRL, via the coding sequence ATGAGATTCCTGCGTCACCTCTACGTGCAGGTCCTGCTCGCCATTGGCGCGGGCATCCTGCTCGGCCATTATCAACCCACGCTCGGCGCCGACCTGAAGCCGCTCGGCGATGTCTTCATCAAGCTCATCAAGATGCTCATCGGGCCGATCATCTTCACGACGGTCGTCTCCGGCATCGGCGGCATGGGCAATCTCAAGCAGGTCGGCCGCGTCGGCGCGAAGGCGCTGCTCTACTTCGAGGCGGTCACGACACTCGCCCTCATCATCGGCCTCGTCGTCGCCAACGTCTTCCAGCCCGGCTCCGGCGTCCACGCCACCGCCGCGTCGCTCGATGCCTCCGCCGTCGCGCAATACGCCAAGGCCGCGAAGGAGATGTCGTTCGTCGATTGGGCGCTGCACCTCGTGCCCAACACCTTCGTCAGCGCCTTCGTCGAAGGAGAAATTCTCCAGGTGCTGCTCATCTCGATGCTCTTCGGCTTCGCCCTTGCGAAGCTCGGCGACAAGTCCCGCCCGCTCGTGGACCTGCTGCACGAGGTCTCGAAGGCATTCTTCATGATGGTGAACCTCGTGGCCAAGCTCGCGCCCATCGCCGCGTTCGGCGCCATGGCCTTCACCGTCGGCAAATACGGCCTCGGCTCGCTCAAGTCCCTCGCCGGCCTCATGGCCTGCGTCTACCTCACCTGCATCGTCTTCATCGTCGTTGTGCTCGGCGGCATCGCGCGCGCGAGCGGCTTCTCGCTCTGGAAAATCCTCAAATTCATTCGCGAGGAACTGCTCATCGTCATCGGCACCTCGTCGTCCGAAGCCGGCCTGCCCGGCCTCATGACAAAGATGGAGCGCGCGGGCTGCGCGCCGCAGGTCGTCGGCATCGTCGTGCCCTCCGGCTATTCGTTCAACCTCGACGGCACCTGCATCTACCTGACGATGGCCGCGCTCTTCATCGCGCAGGCGACCGACACGCCGCTCGATCTCGTGCATCAGCTCGGTCTCCTGTTGGTGCTGTTGCTCACCTCGAAGGGCGCCGCCGGCGTCACCGGCAGCGGCTTCATCACGCTCGCGGCCACGCTCTCGGCCACCGGTCACGTGCCCGTCGCCGGCATGGCGCTCATCCTCGGCGTCGACCGCTTCATGTCCGAAGCGCGCGCCATCACCAACTTCATCGGCAACACCGTCGCCACGCTCATCATCGCCAAATGGGACCGCGCCTTCAACGCGGATGCCGAAGGCGCCCGCAACGTCCTGCGACTGTAG